The following proteins are co-located in the Pyricularia oryzae 70-15 chromosome 1, whole genome shotgun sequence genome:
- a CDS encoding pirin yields the protein MKSISTILIPIIVGLCSVFLFRDRIDDLTATLKKYYNDNYISTTATHEPVNALPRTTTATDQQPEEQEPHLYATEMSVPRTIRKVFEAIEQAEGAGARVRRSIGTPALRQFSPFLMLDHFSIKPGAGFPDHPHRGQETITYLLTGAVDHEDFAGNKGTIEAGDLQFMTAGRGIMHAEMPRQNPDGSANVGLQLWVDLPTHLKSCEPRYRDLRASEIPRADVDEGKVSVKIISGQSHGVDSVKDLAYTPVWILDVTIQPGGKISQPLPEGWNAFAYTLDGGDVILRDGAGTGARTVPQYHMVVFEPKGEIVVAEVDAGADQAARFVLVAGTPLDQPVVQHGPFVVNSKEEIYKAIFDFQTHSNGFERAKGWESEIGKSMRD from the exons ATGAAGTCGATTTCCACGATCCTTATACCCATAATCGTCGGACTGTGCTCGGTATTCCTATTTCGTGATCGAATAGACGACTTGACTGCGACTTTGAAGAAGTACTATAACGACAACTACATCTCGACGACCGCGACACACGAGCCAGTGAACGCATTGCCAAGAACAACCACTGCGACAGACCAGCAACCAGAAGAACAGGAGCCACATCTATACGCCACCGAAATGTCGGTCCCACGCACGATTCGCAAGGTCTTTGAGGCCATTGAGCAGGCAGAGGGAGCGGGCGCAAGGGTGCGCAGGTCGATAGGCACGCCGGCGCTGAGACAATTCAGCCCTTTCCTGATGCTGGACCACTTTTCCATTAAGCCCGGTGCAGGGTTTCCCGACCA CCCCCACCGTGGCCAGGAGACGATAACGTACCTCCTCACTGGAGCCGTCGACCATGAGGACTTTGCGGGCAACAAGGGAACGATCGAGGCGGGAGACCTGCAGTTCATGACGGCTGGGCGGGGAATCATGCACGCCGAGATGCCGCGCCAGAACCCGGACGGGTCGGCCAACGTCGGCCTCCAGCTCTGGGTCGACCTGCCAACCCACCTCAAGTCGTGCGAGCCGCGGTACCGCGACCTGCGGGCGTCTGAGATTCCTCGCGCAGACGTCGACGAAGGTAAGGTTTCCGTTAAGATCATCTCGGGCCAGAGCCACGGCGTCGACTCGGTCAAGGATCTCGCCTACACGCCCGTCTGGATCCTCGACGTCACCATCCAGCCGGGTGGCAAGATCTCGCAGCCGCTGCCcgagggctggaatgccttTGCCTACACgctcgacggcggcgacgtcATACTCCGCGACGGAGCCGGCACTGGTGCCAGGACGGTACCGCAGTACCACATGGTCGTGTTTGAGCCCAAGGGTGAGATCGTGGTGGCCGAGGTTGATGCGGGCGCGGACCAGGCGGCGCGCTTCGTGCTCGTGGCCGGCACGCCGCTGGATCAGCCCGTCGTGCAGCACGGGCCGTTTGTCGTCAACAGCAAGGAGGAGATCTACAAGGCCATCTTTGATTTCCAGACCCATTCGAACGGGTTCGAGAGGGCAAAGGGGTGGGAGAGTGAGATTGGAAAGTCGATGAGAGATTGA